One genomic window of Glycine soja cultivar W05 chromosome 9, ASM419377v2, whole genome shotgun sequence includes the following:
- the LOC114425760 gene encoding amino acid transporter AVT3B-like has protein sequence MGFHNNNNNNNNVETPFLSNAPPLSSKFKTLANIFISIVGSGVLGLPYSFKKTGWVTGMLMLFLVAFLTYHCMILLVHTRRKLEHSNDDVNVGFPKINSFGDLGHAIVGPLGKLFVDVMIVFSHCGFCVSYLIFISTTLAYLAGDDDTSSASWSSLFWGFATPKVLFLWGCFPFQLGLNAIPTLTHLAPLSIFADFVDIVAKSVVMVDDVFVFMKNRPPLKAFGGWSVFLYGLGVAVYAFEGIGLVLPLEAEAKDKEKFGGVLGVGMFLISLLYASFAALGYLAFGEGTQEIITTNLGQGVVSALVQLGLCINLFFTFPLMMNPVYEVVERRLCDYKFCLWMRWLLVFGVSLVALMVPNFADFLSLVGSSVCVILSFVLPAMFHYLVFREEIGWSKMVCDGLLVVFGLVIAVTGTWSSLMNIFGPNA, from the coding sequence ATGGGTtttcacaataataataataataataataatgttgaaACCCCTTTTCTCTCGAACGCACCCCCTCTCTCCTCAAAATTCAAGACCCTGGCCAACATCTTCATATCCATTGTGGGTTCTGGCGTGCTAGGGCTCCCTTACAGCTTCAAGAAAACGGGTTGGGTCACGGGTATGCTCATGCTCTTCCTCGTGGCGTTCCTCACTTACCACTGCATGATCCTCCTCGTCCACACTCGCCGCAAGCTTGAACATTCCAACGACGACGTTAACGTGGGCTTCCCCAAAATCAACTCTTTTGGCGATTTAGGGCACGCCATTGTTGGCCCTCTTGGCAAGCTATTCGTTGATGTCATGATCGTGTTTTCTCATTGCGGTTTCTGCGTCAGCtaccttattttcatttccacCACGTTGGCCTATCTCGCCGGTGATGATGACACCTCATCAGCATCATGGTCCTCCTTGTTTTGGGGTTTCGCCACGCCAAAGGTGTTGTTTCTGTGGGGATGTTTTCCCTTTCAATTAGGGCTGAATGCTATCCCAACATTGACCCATTTGGCTCCTTTGAGCATTTTTGCTGATTTTGTTGACATTGTAGCCAAGAGTGTGGTGATGGTGGATGATGTCTTTGTGTTCATGAAGAATAGGCCTCCTTTGAAAGCCTTTGGGGGCTGGTCCGTGTTTCTCTATGGTTTAGGTGTGGCTGTGTATGCATTTGAGGGGATTGGATTGGTTTTGCCCTTGGAAGCAGAGGCCAAGGATAAGGAGAAGTTTGGTGGGGTTTTGGGTGTAGGGATGTTCCTTATTTCTTTGTTGTATGCATCATTTGCTGCTTTGGGTTACCTTGCTTTTGGTGAAGGGACTCAAGAGATTATCACTACCAATCTTGGACAAGGAGTGGTAAGTGCTTTGGTGCAGTTGGGTCTTTGCATCAACTTGTTCTTTACTTTCCCACTAATGATGAATCCTGTGTATGAGGTGGTTGAGAGAAGGTTGTGTGACTATAAGTTCTGCTTGTGGATGAGGTGGTTGTTGGTTTTTGGGGTGAGTTTGGTGGCACTTATGGTGCCTAATTTTGCAGATTTTTTGTCATTGGTGGGTAGTAGTGTATGTGTTATTCTTAGCTTTGTGTTGCCAGCTATGTTTCACTATTTGGTGTTCAGAGAAGAGATTGGTTGGAGCAAAATGGTGTGTGATGGGCTACTTGTGGTTTTTGGGTTGGTTATTGCAGTGACAGGAACCTGGTCTTCGTTAATGAACATATTTGGCCCTAATGCTTGA
- the LOC114368916 gene encoding cyclin-dependent kinase 13-like: MENVCDVNLLDADVLLPPRKRLLAGLKKQSSDSDATASPSPVAASCVTNAASPSSSLFSSEFEARLKHLLSCHSNNPNLITPEEVVEASKVAAISATKAAEAARAAAEEKAARAAKAVAAAKRALDLVASFSEEVAGKERNLKKNKSKKHLPVQLLYKNNQQIENCRTDEELARKLHRAMNSSPRISKSSPNSDPKRSKHKKPRSSSSFEMTEGSESGVALRQDCLSLNNEHAIAGKIDSEGSIQEVCSSKKDKKVVKYHRPSQLEIDNGEAELSQSKGKNCEDLSPIGKKRGRVKLKKLPLSICTSKDRAQPKEEIRARSSPLTRTNTGNNPVNSMPSFTVESSTDRVMPIEAT, encoded by the coding sequence ATGGAGAATGTGTGCGATGTTAATCTGTTGGATGCTGATGTTCTTTTACCACCTCGGAAGCGTCTTCTAGCGGGATTGAAGAAACAGAGTTCAGATAGTGATGCTACTGCCTCTCCGTCTCCAGTTGCTGCTTCTTGTGTTACCAATGCTGCTTCCCCCTCATCCTCATTGTTTTCAAGTGAATTTGAAGCCCGACTGAAGCATTTGTTGAGTTGCCATTCTAATAACCCTAACCTTATTACACCTGAGGAGGTTGTGGAAGCCTCAAAAGTGGCCGCAATCTCTGCAACTAAAGCTGCAGAGGCTGCAAGAGCAGCAGCTGAAGAAAAGGCTGCAAGAGCAGCGAAGGCAGTAGCTGCAGCCAAAAGGGCTTTAGATTTGGTTGCATCTTTCTCTGAGGAGGTGGCTGGAAAGGAAAGAAATCTGAAAAAGAACAAGTCAAAGAAGCATCTCCCAGTTCAGCTGTTGTACAAAAACAACCAACAAATTGAAAATTGTAGGACAGATGAAGAATTGGCTCGTAAGTTACATCGAGCCATGAACAGTTCTCCAAGAATCTCTAAGAGTTCTCCAAACTCAGACCCAAAACGTAGTAAACATAAGAAGCCTAGAAGCTCTTCAAGTTTTGAAATGACCGAGGGATCTGAATCTGGTGTGGCACTCAGACAAGATTGCTTATCTTTGAACAACGAACATGCAATAGCAGGCAAGATTGATTCAGAAGGATCCATCCAAGAGGTATGCTCAAGTAAGAAAGATAAGAAGGTGGTTAAATATCATAGACCTAGCCAATTAGAGATAGATAACGGGGAAGCAGAGTTGAGTCAGTCAAAAGGCAAAAACTGTGAAGATTTATCTCCTATAGGTAAGAAAAGAGGAAGGGTGAAGCTAAAAAAGTTGCCCTTAAGCATTTGCACCTCGAAAGATAGAGCGCAGCCAAAGGAAGAAATAAGAGCCAGAAGTTCTCCCTTGACTAGAACGAACACAGGCAATAATCCTGTTAATAGTATGCCTTCGTTTACAGTGGAGTCATCCACTGACAGAGTGATGCCTATTGAGGCTACATAA
- the LOC114366938 gene encoding uncharacterized protein LOC114366938 isoform X1, with translation MFKFNQDLETSGNGMELQVETSQVHCSEGELPYSCQVEDGWSKTNSYSNVYSVKKLNKEDFSKQSGTRNNAPNLVARLMGIDTMPLPLDTKSVVPLDESKHGNMERKFSKNGMNPRGSVGRGSSNFNSSSHMVFDSFYRDIDVGDDQCGQNFGKPRPREHPQEEELKKFKKEFEAYQASRFKEGSKNVEIGSGSGRMLSQENLSKEKMLQIASSKTDSHTFKTKLLNGNMMEPISTKKNEPFPSRSKTPSRDFEESLMMKSRSRLDICASSTQIVILKPGSDRICNCNHEQNCISLSGTLHGRKGIEDFLEEVREQLKCELQGIRASGTETPHNEKLSDAKEVRESVTRDAEPNLLRSESTRSYKSKLQFNGPSSPEFFNIDTRRFLSERLGNIVKSELHLEIPEVACYLDNGRIRLKQDTVKFANDKSQWGVLKEKKELQTGSYRHKLDDNVLFHKELSPRNLERSLSAPASGTSFGRLLLEDRHILTGALIQRKLEAVEAMPVDVKKKKRDGFNIKEKLSNFKYTLGLRGKLFGKRVQSIVESHGSEHGPILRDIRSGPTVLMKYGERHENSTEVPPSPASMCSCVHEEDWRKTGYSSLTSTPDASSLDDIFIPKVFRDISSGLNELKRQLSQLDSDGSDDFTTKPEPFESELVHLDDPAESYVRDLLVASGLYFGSWNKSLLRGDTFAKPIGNSVFEEVEESHNNLIKEDERSTKDQNKNKLEHKVLLDLLNEALSIVLRSHLTLSRFRRKLSNSSMQPPPCGKELLKLVWDIVNVSLNPTSNTCPYSLDSLLSQDLGSISWSGLTNDQIDTLEREMACLITDDLVEEFTKDMLF, from the exons ATGTTTAAGTTCAATCAGG ACCTGGAAACTTCTGGAAACGGCATGGAGCTGCAAGTAGAAACATCTCAGGTCCACTGTTCAGAAGGAGAATTACCA TACTCTTGTCAAGTAGAAGATGGCTGGTCAAAGACAAATAGTTACTCAAATGTGTATTCAgtgaaaaaattgaacaaagagGATTTTTCCAAACAATCAGGCACCAGAAATAATGCACCAAACCTTGTGGCAAGGTTGATGGGGATAGACACCATGCCATTACCATTAGACACTAAATCTGTTGTTCCATTGGATGAAAGCAAACATGGAAATATGGAGAGGAAGTTTTCAAAAAACGGAATGAATCCAAGGGGTTCTGTTGGCAGGGGTTCCTCCAACTTTAATTCTTCTAGCCATATGgtatttgattcattttatcGAGACATTGATGTTGGTGATGATCAATGCGGACAGAATTTTGGAAAACCAAGGCCTAGGGAACATCCTCAGGAagaggaactaaaaaaattcaagaaagaATTTGAAGCATATCAAGCGTCAAGGTTTAAGGAGGGGTCAAAGAATGTTGAAATTGGAAGTGGTTCTGGGAGAATGCTTTCTCAAGAGAACCTGAGCAAGGAAAAGATGCTACAGATTGCAAGTTCAAAGACAGATAGCCACACATTTAAGACAAAGCTACTTAATGGTAATATGATGGAGCCAATCTCAACTAAGAAAAACGAACCCTTTCCTTCAAGAAGTAAAACACCAAGTAGAGACTTTGAGGagtctttaatgatgaaatctagAAGCAGATTAGATATATGTGCTTCTTCCACTCAGATAGTTATCTTGAAGCCTGGTTCTGATAGGATTTGCAATTGCAACCATGAACAGAATTGCATCAGTTTATCAGGCACTTTACACGGGAGAAAAGGTATAGAAGATTTTCTTGAGGAAGTGAGAGAGCAGTTGAAATGTGAACTGCAAGGGATTAGAGCTAGTGGAACTGAGACACCTCACAATGAAAAACTATCTGATGCTAAAGAGGTCAGAGAAAGTGTGACTAGAGATGCTGAACCAAATTTACTCCGCTCGGAATCAACAAGATCATACAAAAGTAAATTGCAGTTCAACGGACCAAGTTCCCCAGAATTTTTCAACATAGATACCAGGAGATTCTTGTCAGAGAGGCTAGGAAATATTGTAAAAAGTGAACTGCATTTGGAAATTCCTGAAGTGGCTTGTTATTTAGACAATGGCAGGATTAGATTAAAGCAGGATACTGTAAAGTTTGCAAATGACAAGAGTCAGTGGGGagttttgaaagagaaaaaagaattacaaacaGGTTCCTACAGACACAAATTAGATGACAATGTATTGTTCCACAAGGAGTTGTCTCCTAGAAACCTTGAAAGATCCTTGTCTGCTCCTGCATCAGGAACATCATTTGGAAGGCTTCTTCTAGAGGACCGCCACATATTAACGGGCGCCCTTATTCAGAGGAAGCTTGAAGCTGTTGAAGCAATGCCTGtggatgttaaaaaaaagaagagagatggatttaatattaaagaaaaacttTCCAATTTTAAATATACTCTTGGTCTCAGAGGGAAGCTGTTTGGCAAAAGGGTTCAGTCAATAGTAGAATCACATGGCAGTGAGCATGGTCCAATTTTGAGAGATATCAGAAGTGGACCAACTGTTCTCATGAAATATGGTGAGAGACAT GAGAACTCCACTGAGGTACCTCCTAGTCCTGCATCTATGTGCAGCTGTGTTCATGAAGAAGATTGGAGAAAGACTGGATATTCAAGTCTAACATCAACTCCAGATGCATCTTCATTAGATGATATTTTTATTCCCAAGGTTTTCAGAGATATCAGCTCTGGTTTGAATG AGCTAAAAAGGCAACTCAGTCAACTTGATTCCGATGGCTCTGACGACTTCACCACAAAGCCGGAGCCTTTCGAGTCTGAATTAGTTCACTTGGATGATCCAGCAGAATCTTATGTAAGAGATCTGCTTGTTGCCTCTGGTTTGTACTTTGGTTCATGGAATAAATCTCTATTAAGAGGGGACACATTTGCAAAGCCCATTGGCAACTCAGTTTTTGAAGAAGTGGAAGAGTCTCATAACAATTTGATCAAGGAGGATGAAAGATCCACAAAGGATCAGAACAAGAACAAGTTAGAGCACAAAGTTTTGCTTGATTTGTTAAATGAGGCACTTTCCATTGTTCTTAGGTCACATTTGACGTTGTCTAGATTCAGAAGGAAACTAAGCAATTCCTCCATGCAGCCTCCACCATGTGGAAAGGAACTACTGAAGTTAGTGTGGGACATTGTCAATGTTTCTTTAAATCCTACATCTAACACATGTCCTTATTCACTTGATAGCTTGCTGTCACAAGATCTAGGATCTATTTCCTGGTCTGGACTAACAAATGATCAGATTGATACATTGGAAAGAGAGATGGCATGTCTAATCACTGATGATTTGGTTGAAGAATTCACAAAGGATATGCTCTTTTAG
- the LOC114366938 gene encoding uncharacterized protein LOC114366938 isoform X2, with protein MELQVETSQVHCSEGELPYSCQVEDGWSKTNSYSNVYSVKKLNKEDFSKQSGTRNNAPNLVARLMGIDTMPLPLDTKSVVPLDESKHGNMERKFSKNGMNPRGSVGRGSSNFNSSSHMVFDSFYRDIDVGDDQCGQNFGKPRPREHPQEEELKKFKKEFEAYQASRFKEGSKNVEIGSGSGRMLSQENLSKEKMLQIASSKTDSHTFKTKLLNGNMMEPISTKKNEPFPSRSKTPSRDFEESLMMKSRSRLDICASSTQIVILKPGSDRICNCNHEQNCISLSGTLHGRKGIEDFLEEVREQLKCELQGIRASGTETPHNEKLSDAKEVRESVTRDAEPNLLRSESTRSYKSKLQFNGPSSPEFFNIDTRRFLSERLGNIVKSELHLEIPEVACYLDNGRIRLKQDTVKFANDKSQWGVLKEKKELQTGSYRHKLDDNVLFHKELSPRNLERSLSAPASGTSFGRLLLEDRHILTGALIQRKLEAVEAMPVDVKKKKRDGFNIKEKLSNFKYTLGLRGKLFGKRVQSIVESHGSEHGPILRDIRSGPTVLMKYGERHENSTEVPPSPASMCSCVHEEDWRKTGYSSLTSTPDASSLDDIFIPKVFRDISSGLNELKRQLSQLDSDGSDDFTTKPEPFESELVHLDDPAESYVRDLLVASGLYFGSWNKSLLRGDTFAKPIGNSVFEEVEESHNNLIKEDERSTKDQNKNKLEHKVLLDLLNEALSIVLRSHLTLSRFRRKLSNSSMQPPPCGKELLKLVWDIVNVSLNPTSNTCPYSLDSLLSQDLGSISWSGLTNDQIDTLEREMACLITDDLVEEFTKDMLF; from the exons ATGGAGCTGCAAGTAGAAACATCTCAGGTCCACTGTTCAGAAGGAGAATTACCA TACTCTTGTCAAGTAGAAGATGGCTGGTCAAAGACAAATAGTTACTCAAATGTGTATTCAgtgaaaaaattgaacaaagagGATTTTTCCAAACAATCAGGCACCAGAAATAATGCACCAAACCTTGTGGCAAGGTTGATGGGGATAGACACCATGCCATTACCATTAGACACTAAATCTGTTGTTCCATTGGATGAAAGCAAACATGGAAATATGGAGAGGAAGTTTTCAAAAAACGGAATGAATCCAAGGGGTTCTGTTGGCAGGGGTTCCTCCAACTTTAATTCTTCTAGCCATATGgtatttgattcattttatcGAGACATTGATGTTGGTGATGATCAATGCGGACAGAATTTTGGAAAACCAAGGCCTAGGGAACATCCTCAGGAagaggaactaaaaaaattcaagaaagaATTTGAAGCATATCAAGCGTCAAGGTTTAAGGAGGGGTCAAAGAATGTTGAAATTGGAAGTGGTTCTGGGAGAATGCTTTCTCAAGAGAACCTGAGCAAGGAAAAGATGCTACAGATTGCAAGTTCAAAGACAGATAGCCACACATTTAAGACAAAGCTACTTAATGGTAATATGATGGAGCCAATCTCAACTAAGAAAAACGAACCCTTTCCTTCAAGAAGTAAAACACCAAGTAGAGACTTTGAGGagtctttaatgatgaaatctagAAGCAGATTAGATATATGTGCTTCTTCCACTCAGATAGTTATCTTGAAGCCTGGTTCTGATAGGATTTGCAATTGCAACCATGAACAGAATTGCATCAGTTTATCAGGCACTTTACACGGGAGAAAAGGTATAGAAGATTTTCTTGAGGAAGTGAGAGAGCAGTTGAAATGTGAACTGCAAGGGATTAGAGCTAGTGGAACTGAGACACCTCACAATGAAAAACTATCTGATGCTAAAGAGGTCAGAGAAAGTGTGACTAGAGATGCTGAACCAAATTTACTCCGCTCGGAATCAACAAGATCATACAAAAGTAAATTGCAGTTCAACGGACCAAGTTCCCCAGAATTTTTCAACATAGATACCAGGAGATTCTTGTCAGAGAGGCTAGGAAATATTGTAAAAAGTGAACTGCATTTGGAAATTCCTGAAGTGGCTTGTTATTTAGACAATGGCAGGATTAGATTAAAGCAGGATACTGTAAAGTTTGCAAATGACAAGAGTCAGTGGGGagttttgaaagagaaaaaagaattacaaacaGGTTCCTACAGACACAAATTAGATGACAATGTATTGTTCCACAAGGAGTTGTCTCCTAGAAACCTTGAAAGATCCTTGTCTGCTCCTGCATCAGGAACATCATTTGGAAGGCTTCTTCTAGAGGACCGCCACATATTAACGGGCGCCCTTATTCAGAGGAAGCTTGAAGCTGTTGAAGCAATGCCTGtggatgttaaaaaaaagaagagagatggatttaatattaaagaaaaacttTCCAATTTTAAATATACTCTTGGTCTCAGAGGGAAGCTGTTTGGCAAAAGGGTTCAGTCAATAGTAGAATCACATGGCAGTGAGCATGGTCCAATTTTGAGAGATATCAGAAGTGGACCAACTGTTCTCATGAAATATGGTGAGAGACAT GAGAACTCCACTGAGGTACCTCCTAGTCCTGCATCTATGTGCAGCTGTGTTCATGAAGAAGATTGGAGAAAGACTGGATATTCAAGTCTAACATCAACTCCAGATGCATCTTCATTAGATGATATTTTTATTCCCAAGGTTTTCAGAGATATCAGCTCTGGTTTGAATG AGCTAAAAAGGCAACTCAGTCAACTTGATTCCGATGGCTCTGACGACTTCACCACAAAGCCGGAGCCTTTCGAGTCTGAATTAGTTCACTTGGATGATCCAGCAGAATCTTATGTAAGAGATCTGCTTGTTGCCTCTGGTTTGTACTTTGGTTCATGGAATAAATCTCTATTAAGAGGGGACACATTTGCAAAGCCCATTGGCAACTCAGTTTTTGAAGAAGTGGAAGAGTCTCATAACAATTTGATCAAGGAGGATGAAAGATCCACAAAGGATCAGAACAAGAACAAGTTAGAGCACAAAGTTTTGCTTGATTTGTTAAATGAGGCACTTTCCATTGTTCTTAGGTCACATTTGACGTTGTCTAGATTCAGAAGGAAACTAAGCAATTCCTCCATGCAGCCTCCACCATGTGGAAAGGAACTACTGAAGTTAGTGTGGGACATTGTCAATGTTTCTTTAAATCCTACATCTAACACATGTCCTTATTCACTTGATAGCTTGCTGTCACAAGATCTAGGATCTATTTCCTGGTCTGGACTAACAAATGATCAGATTGATACATTGGAAAGAGAGATGGCATGTCTAATCACTGATGATTTGGTTGAAGAATTCACAAAGGATATGCTCTTTTAG